The Kangiella marina genome window below encodes:
- a CDS encoding FKBP-type peptidyl-prolyl cis-trans isomerase produces the protein MSTTDFSTTEAKASYGIGLQMGQQVSGAFPGVTIDAVIAGIQDAFSGNESQVSNEDLNAAFQEIQKVVEEENAKKAKEFAAEGEAFLAENAKRDEVTVLDSGLQYEVITEGSGDVPTAESTVKTHYAGTLVNGQEFDSSYKRGEPAEFPVGGVIPGWTEALQKMPVGSKWKLYVPYNLAYGERGAGGAIGPYQALVFEIELLDIVA, from the coding sequence ATGTCAACGACAGACTTTTCAACAACAGAAGCTAAAGCTTCATACGGTATCGGCCTCCAAATGGGCCAGCAAGTAAGCGGAGCCTTCCCAGGCGTTACGATTGATGCCGTTATCGCTGGTATCCAAGACGCCTTTTCAGGCAACGAATCCCAAGTTTCTAACGAAGACTTAAATGCAGCTTTCCAAGAAATTCAGAAAGTTGTTGAAGAAGAAAACGCCAAAAAAGCGAAAGAGTTCGCTGCTGAAGGCGAAGCTTTCTTAGCTGAAAATGCTAAACGCGACGAAGTTACTGTGCTGGATAGCGGTTTACAATACGAAGTGATCACAGAAGGTTCTGGTGACGTTCCTACCGCGGAATCAACCGTCAAAACTCACTATGCAGGTACTTTGGTCAATGGCCAAGAGTTCGATAGCTCTTATAAGCGCGGCGAACCAGCAGAGTTCCCTGTTGGTGGCGTTATTCCAGGCTGGACAGAAGCACTACAGAAAATGCCGGTCGGTTCAAAGTGGAAGTTATACGTTCCTTATAACCTCGCCTACGGTGAACGTGGTGCGGGCGGCGCAATTGGCCCATACCAGGCGCTAGTATTTGAAATCGAATTATTAGATATTGTTGCCTAA
- a CDS encoding pilin, whose amino-acid sequence MNTSNKNKVSIKKVLFAALAWGLIISGCSDSDKKSVAKPSFKVESLTTSAWLYGSLPQNTVAYVRAPNLWAGFSAKEDSFKYALGNEQHVKVVQQIQQGLQENIISKLQDPAKSLAEFYVEHTTGPVELAFVSQNGQPVILTGTRLDYQDETSFNEALVNLISGIPNANHMPQDDAAKGVIGFGPGAAVYYSYDASNQRFLLISGMGVSITSLENAAATIKPNDKHEMLTLEQDIDASHQGLFVWASPKNAMPFMQMGMQPQQIQKLKELGVDKANGLAFGYGVTGGKTRLKLLLDMPSDDGERYLPAVENKVTVKSVGTPKWASVISIPTAMETEKLVSKLHTAGIEDVQSWQEINSNMEKALGLSLETLLNTFGPEVTVFSDAVGTFAAVTYNKGNIEALLKKAQAQDAAKVEYQTYQKNSTVVHHLSLAPLGGKKGFAAQSGGSSNFAPALMANYQENIFWIIEGQQVIFASVPQLLLERQKRGADVSIANWFEESQGYDPTGTLIGFTASVDGLSRSSYHYYAELLIILSDLTGANIDLLALPTADELGFPEKGAIGFNIRSDKDILGIEFTFENGGTDLFLGLGSTSSVAVIGILAAVAIPAYQDYTIRAETSAGMYAAEAVKVQITEALMLGADVEDLDNGYENIQAAEEYGNSAIEKIVVNDGVMTVFFRNQRLGYGPQTIVYVPVFEDGHITYWDCTGGTVDEKHRPARCR is encoded by the coding sequence ATGAATACGAGTAATAAGAATAAAGTATCAATTAAGAAGGTGCTGTTTGCAGCGCTAGCGTGGGGACTGATCATTTCAGGCTGTTCTGACAGCGATAAGAAAAGTGTTGCTAAACCAAGCTTTAAGGTGGAAAGCTTAACGACCAGTGCCTGGTTATACGGTTCTTTACCGCAAAATACCGTGGCTTATGTGCGAGCGCCTAACCTTTGGGCGGGCTTTTCGGCGAAAGAGGACAGCTTCAAATATGCACTTGGCAATGAACAGCATGTCAAAGTCGTTCAGCAAATACAGCAGGGATTGCAAGAGAATATCATTAGCAAACTGCAAGATCCGGCTAAAAGCTTGGCCGAATTTTATGTTGAGCACACCACTGGGCCGGTAGAACTGGCATTTGTCAGTCAAAATGGCCAACCGGTGATATTGACGGGTACTCGTTTAGATTACCAAGATGAGACAAGCTTTAATGAGGCTCTGGTCAATCTGATAAGCGGTATTCCAAATGCAAATCATATGCCACAAGATGATGCTGCTAAAGGCGTCATAGGCTTCGGCCCGGGCGCTGCGGTCTATTACAGCTACGATGCCAGCAATCAACGCTTTTTACTGATCAGTGGTATGGGTGTCTCAATCACCAGTCTTGAAAATGCTGCGGCCACTATTAAGCCGAACGATAAGCATGAAATGTTGACCTTAGAACAGGATATTGATGCGAGTCACCAAGGGTTATTTGTCTGGGCAAGCCCGAAGAATGCGATGCCGTTTATGCAGATGGGAATGCAGCCTCAGCAAATTCAGAAGTTGAAAGAGCTTGGTGTGGATAAAGCGAATGGTCTAGCGTTTGGTTATGGCGTTACTGGCGGTAAAACACGTCTTAAGCTGCTTCTTGACATGCCATCAGATGATGGTGAGCGATATTTGCCAGCAGTTGAGAACAAGGTGACCGTTAAGTCTGTAGGCACGCCGAAGTGGGCTTCTGTGATTTCGATTCCAACGGCTATGGAGACTGAGAAGCTAGTCAGTAAGTTACATACAGCCGGTATTGAGGACGTACAGTCTTGGCAGGAGATCAACAGCAACATGGAAAAGGCACTTGGCCTTAGCCTTGAAACGCTACTGAATACTTTCGGTCCTGAAGTCACCGTGTTCAGTGATGCCGTAGGCACTTTTGCAGCGGTGACGTATAACAAGGGCAACATCGAGGCTTTGCTAAAAAAAGCACAAGCTCAAGATGCCGCAAAGGTTGAGTACCAAACTTACCAGAAGAACTCGACGGTTGTTCACCACTTATCATTAGCGCCGCTTGGTGGAAAAAAGGGATTTGCTGCTCAGTCAGGTGGAAGTTCAAATTTTGCACCAGCTTTGATGGCAAACTACCAAGAAAATATTTTCTGGATCATTGAAGGTCAGCAAGTAATATTCGCTTCAGTGCCACAGTTATTGTTGGAAAGACAAAAGCGTGGCGCGGATGTCAGTATTGCTAACTGGTTCGAAGAGAGTCAGGGCTATGACCCAACAGGCACCCTGATTGGCTTTACTGCATCAGTCGATGGCTTATCGCGTAGCAGTTACCATTATTATGCCGAGTTGCTGATCATTTTGTCGGATCTAACGGGTGCAAATATCGATTTGCTGGCGCTGCCGACAGCGGATGAGTTAGGGTTCCCAGAAAAAGGAGCGATAGGTTTCAATATTCGTTCGGATAAAGACATTCTTGGCATTGAGTTTACTTTTGAGAATGGCGGTACTGATTTATTCCTTGGATTGGGTTCGACCAGCTCTGTCGCAGTGATCGGTATTTTGGCTGCTGTTGCTATTCCTGCTTATCAAGATTATACGATTAGAGCTGAGACGTCAGCGGGAATGTATGCTGCTGAAGCGGTGAAAGTACAGATTACGGAAGCGTTAATGCTTGGTGCTGATGTTGAAGACTTGGATAACGGCTATGAGAACATTCAAGCCGCGGAAGAGTATGGCAACTCGGCGATTGAGAAGATCGTGGTTAATGATGGTGTGATGACGGTATTCTTCAGAAATCAACGGTTAGGCTATGGTCCACAAACGATTGTGTATGTTCCAGTATTTGAAGATGGCCATATTACTTATTGGGATTGTACGGGCGGTACCGTTGATGAAAAACACAGACCTGCTCGATGTCGTTAA
- a CDS encoding DUF6279 family lipoprotein, translated as MKSSFKVVVIAFFLFMLQGCGFQFWYNRIAWVSTWYADDYVTLSSAQEERIESLVEQHAYWHRTTQLPRYNQFIDDVIADLNNKTVAENYDSYGERLLSFYYTILDKVLDDAVNELAQLNDEQVDELMDNINASAQKERQEFSKQTSEERREKAIETTIESYQEWFDDLSSEQETLIIELVNKIQPTTELRLDYLKEWRNAFSLALAERQSESGQKALRSLLRNPRQLRSSELIKLSDANDALRKKIQLTLFTTLSDEQVEHFIEYLNEYREDFSELVQDAD; from the coding sequence TTGAAATCATCATTTAAAGTTGTTGTTATCGCGTTCTTTTTATTCATGTTACAAGGTTGTGGCTTTCAGTTCTGGTACAACCGTATTGCGTGGGTATCCACTTGGTATGCCGATGACTACGTCACTCTAAGCAGTGCCCAAGAGGAACGCATTGAGTCACTGGTTGAACAACATGCGTATTGGCACCGAACCACACAGTTACCCCGTTACAACCAATTCATTGATGATGTCATTGCCGATCTCAATAATAAAACCGTCGCGGAAAACTACGACAGCTATGGCGAACGCTTGCTTAGTTTTTACTACACGATTCTGGATAAAGTGCTTGATGATGCGGTCAATGAGCTGGCGCAATTAAATGACGAACAGGTTGATGAGTTAATGGACAATATCAACGCTTCTGCACAGAAAGAACGCCAAGAATTCTCCAAACAAACGTCAGAAGAGCGTCGAGAGAAGGCTATTGAAACCACTATTGAGTCATACCAAGAATGGTTTGATGACTTAAGCAGCGAGCAAGAAACATTGATCATAGAGTTAGTTAACAAGATACAGCCTACGACCGAACTCAGGCTGGACTATTTAAAAGAATGGCGTAATGCGTTCTCGCTTGCGCTAGCTGAACGCCAATCAGAGTCAGGCCAAAAAGCCTTGCGCAGCTTGTTACGTAACCCTCGCCAACTGCGATCTTCTGAACTCATTAAACTGTCTGATGCGAATGATGCCTTACGCAAAAAGATCCAGTTAACGCTATTTACGACTCTTTCAGACGAACAAGTTGAACACTTTATCGAATACCTTAACGAGTACCGCGAGGACTTTTCAGAGCTTGTACAAGACGCCGATTAA
- a CDS encoding DUF3307 domain-containing protein, translating to MTLLLLKLLMAHLVADFLIQPMSWIKDKEQRAFVSNKLVLHSLVHAVLYAMAFAFAPQYWLGWLVLVVSHYVIDGFKSVSNRYIRQEQSLFFNRRSLFIMDQLLHVGIIVAVVGYYFPELYEFSIAVEQLWLLAITLLLITRVSSIVIKVLISRWSPVNIDDPGQTNHSLANAGSYIGFLERLFIFVFIVTGHWEGVGFLLAAKSVFRFGDLKEAHDRRLTEYILIGTLISFGLAIAISLGYVYLKGVV from the coding sequence ATGACCTTATTATTATTAAAACTACTAATGGCGCATTTAGTTGCAGATTTCTTGATTCAGCCGATGTCTTGGATCAAGGATAAAGAGCAGCGAGCGTTTGTTTCAAATAAGCTTGTGTTGCACTCTTTAGTGCATGCTGTGCTTTACGCCATGGCGTTTGCATTTGCTCCACAATATTGGCTGGGGTGGTTGGTGTTAGTCGTTTCGCACTATGTGATTGATGGTTTTAAGTCGGTCAGTAATCGGTATATCCGCCAAGAACAGTCGTTATTCTTTAACCGTCGTAGCTTGTTTATCATGGACCAGTTGTTACACGTAGGGATTATCGTGGCTGTGGTGGGGTATTACTTCCCTGAGCTTTACGAATTTTCTATTGCGGTCGAGCAGTTATGGCTGCTCGCTATTACCTTGCTGTTAATCACCAGAGTGTCGTCGATTGTTATTAAGGTTTTAATTTCACGCTGGTCACCGGTCAACATCGACGATCCAGGACAGACCAATCATTCTCTGGCGAACGCAGGAAGCTACATTGGATTTTTGGAACGCTTATTTATCTTTGTGTTTATTGTGACCGGACATTGGGAAGGGGTTGGCTTTTTATTGGCCGCTAAATCAGTGTTCAGGTTTGGCGATCTGAAAGAAGCTCATGATCGCCGTTTAACCGAATATATCTTAATTGGAACCTTGATCAGCTTTGGTTTAGCTATTGCTATCAGCTTAGGCTACGTTTATCTCAAAGGCGTCGTTTAA
- a CDS encoding SatD family protein translates to MSEKTETIINGLPQVAVITGDIVNSQGYEQTNDWLSALKELLGECGDHPKMWQVYRGDSFQLLLKDPSDALSISLKLKATIKRFKELDVRIAIGVGALEHEAEQVLQSNGEAFAYSGRKFDSLKKQTLAIKTPWQDLDKAFNLFLKLALLTMDDWSETRAEVVMASLQHPQATQQEIATLLSIPQSRVSERLSRAGFEAIKETEQYYRAAIKERLAALSSHHGKRTE, encoded by the coding sequence ATGAGTGAAAAGACAGAAACAATAATTAATGGTCTGCCGCAAGTAGCAGTTATAACTGGTGATATTGTTAATTCTCAAGGTTATGAGCAGACGAATGATTGGTTATCTGCGCTCAAGGAGTTACTGGGTGAGTGCGGTGATCATCCAAAAATGTGGCAGGTGTATCGTGGCGATAGTTTCCAGCTTTTGCTTAAAGATCCTAGTGATGCCTTATCGATATCGCTAAAGTTAAAAGCGACTATTAAGCGTTTTAAAGAGCTTGATGTTCGTATCGCGATTGGGGTGGGTGCTTTAGAGCATGAAGCTGAGCAAGTGTTGCAATCTAACGGTGAGGCGTTTGCATATTCTGGCCGAAAGTTCGATTCGCTCAAAAAACAGACACTTGCGATAAAAACACCCTGGCAAGACTTGGACAAAGCGTTTAATCTATTCCTCAAATTAGCTTTGCTGACTATGGATGATTGGTCTGAAACCCGTGCAGAAGTGGTGATGGCAAGTTTGCAGCACCCGCAAGCGACCCAGCAGGAGATTGCAACGCTATTGTCGATACCACAAAGCCGGGTTAGTGAGCGCCTTTCTCGAGCGGGTTTTGAAGCAATTAAAGAAACTGAGCAGTATTATCGTGCAGCAATAAAAGAGCGGTTAGCTGCACTATCAAGTCATCATGGTAAACGTACAGAGTAA
- a CDS encoding universal stress protein, with protein MSLYNHIVVAVDLRKESKKVIKKAQNVLAQGGVLELLHVAEPIDAGLWAGAPFGAVVVNTEELEQEAMKAKMKRLEALGKHFGISESKQHIEIGKPSRVIKKFAGEQGCDLIAIGTHGQNGWELLLGSTANGVLHGAPCDVLSVQMKVKD; from the coding sequence ATGTCATTGTATAACCATATTGTGGTTGCGGTCGATTTACGCAAAGAAAGCAAAAAGGTCATCAAGAAAGCTCAAAATGTCTTGGCTCAAGGCGGTGTTTTAGAGTTGCTGCATGTGGCCGAGCCGATTGACGCTGGGTTATGGGCGGGAGCGCCATTTGGAGCCGTGGTGGTCAATACCGAAGAGCTGGAGCAGGAAGCTATGAAAGCTAAAATGAAGCGGTTAGAAGCGCTCGGTAAACACTTCGGTATTTCAGAAAGTAAGCAGCATATCGAAATCGGCAAGCCGTCCCGCGTCATCAAAAAATTTGCAGGCGAGCAGGGTTGTGACCTAATTGCTATCGGCACTCACGGGCAAAACGGTTGGGAGCTGCTGTTAGGCTCAACCGCCAACGGTGTGCTTCATGGTGCTCCATGCGATGTTTTGAGTGTGCAGATGAAAGTAAAGGATTAA
- a CDS encoding GNAT family N-acetyltransferase: MSNFVIREAVREDAPLILEFVKELADYEKMSDQVVATVADIESTVFAPQPKAHCLIAETDGQAAGFALYFYSYSTFLGKHGIYLEDLFVKPAFRAQRIGLGLLQHLSKVAVDNDCQRLDWSVLDWNEPAINFYDAIGAKPQKEWLGYRLTGQALKDFAK; encoded by the coding sequence ATGAGTAACTTCGTTATTCGGGAAGCGGTGCGTGAAGATGCGCCGCTTATCCTGGAGTTTGTTAAAGAGTTGGCTGACTATGAAAAAATGTCAGACCAAGTGGTTGCGACGGTTGCTGATATTGAATCAACAGTGTTTGCGCCACAACCCAAAGCACACTGCTTAATCGCTGAAACCGATGGGCAGGCCGCGGGTTTTGCTCTTTACTTCTACAGCTATTCAACATTTCTCGGCAAGCACGGTATTTATCTTGAAGACCTGTTCGTGAAACCTGCTTTTCGAGCCCAGCGCATCGGCTTAGGTTTACTGCAACACCTGTCTAAAGTTGCCGTTGATAATGACTGTCAGCGCCTAGACTGGTCAGTTCTTGACTGGAATGAGCCGGCTATCAACTTCTATGACGCTATTGGGGCTAAGCCCCAAAAAGAGTGGCTCGGCTATCGTTTAACGGGGCAGGCCCTGAAGGATTTTGCGAAGTAG